In a single window of the Cupriavidus sp. P-10 genome:
- a CDS encoding alpha/beta fold hydrolase codes for MFEGFTPHRIDCGDVAIHAVVGGQGPALLLLHGHPQTHAIWHKVAPVLARHFTVVAADLRGYGDSDKPAGLPDHANYSKRAMAADQLALMRALGFERFSVLAHDRGARVAHRLVLDHPQAVGRLVTLDIAPTLAMYAQTSEAFARAYWHWFFLIRPAPFPETLIEADPALYLRQTMGARSAGLAPFSEAAMAEYLRCLSLPGAAHGLCEDYRASATIDLEHDRADLAAGRMVECEMLALWGEQGAVGQCFRPLDEWRKVVRRVRGHALPCGHYIAEEMPERLLEDVLPFLRG; via the coding sequence ATGTTCGAAGGATTCACGCCGCACCGGATCGACTGCGGCGACGTTGCCATCCACGCGGTGGTCGGCGGCCAGGGGCCGGCTTTGTTGCTGCTGCACGGCCACCCGCAGACGCATGCGATCTGGCACAAGGTGGCGCCGGTGCTGGCACGGCATTTCACCGTGGTGGCCGCCGACCTGCGTGGCTACGGCGACAGCGACAAGCCCGCGGGTTTGCCGGACCACGCCAACTACAGCAAGCGCGCCATGGCCGCCGACCAGCTCGCGCTGATGCGCGCGCTGGGCTTCGAACGGTTCAGCGTGCTGGCGCACGACCGCGGCGCGCGCGTGGCGCACCGGCTGGTGCTGGATCATCCGCAGGCAGTCGGGCGGCTGGTGACGCTGGACATTGCACCCACGCTGGCGATGTACGCGCAGACCAGCGAGGCCTTCGCCCGCGCCTACTGGCACTGGTTCTTCCTGATCCGGCCGGCGCCGTTTCCGGAAACGCTGATCGAAGCGGATCCCGCGCTTTACCTGCGCCAGACCATGGGCGCCCGCAGCGCCGGGCTGGCGCCATTTTCCGAGGCCGCCATGGCCGAGTATCTGCGCTGCCTGAGCCTGCCCGGCGCGGCCCACGGGCTGTGCGAGGACTACCGCGCCAGTGCCACCATCGACCTCGAGCATGACCGCGCCGATCTCGCCGCGGGGCGCATGGTCGAATGCGAGATGCTGGCGCTTTGGGGCGAGCAGGGCGCCGTCGGGCAGTGCTTCCGCCCGCTGGACGAATGGCGCAAGGTGGTGCGGCGTGTGCGCGGGCATGCGCTGCCGTGCGGCCACTACATTGCCGAAGAGATGCCTGAGCGGCTTCTGGAAGACGTGCTGCCGTTCCTGCGCGGCTGA
- a CDS encoding aminotransferase-like domain-containing protein, with the protein MLTLNLTRSRRGGETLTEQIVAGIAALVEQRALRAGTTLPSVRRFAQHHQVSTFTVAEAYGRLTALGYLAARPGSGYTVAHRHAPTGSARAPQWEAPGLNAAWLLSDVFADHSVPIKAGAGWLPGDWLNEEGLHQAMRASGRVPAAQLSGYGHPYGFAPLREHIATGLGQYGIPLQAQQVVLTQGATQALDLVVRTLLRPGDTVLVESPCYCNLLQILRLAGLRVVGVPRSAAGLDTDALDDAIRAHAPRALFVNTVLQNPTGASLSSMNAFRVLQLAEQHRLLVVEDDIYRELAPAGSPMLAAMDGLSQVVYVNGFSKTITPSLRVGYLAASPDLAKAFARTKMAVGLTSSEVTERLVYSVLTSGHYGRHVAALAERLRAQQDLVTEKMEAHGLEVLLRPEGGMFAWARLREDIQQRLQATRRGEPLGGNRLAMLALEHGIWLAPGSYFEPDETDSPWIRFNVATGDAPQLWQFFDGLAQAPRAAA; encoded by the coding sequence ATGCTGACCCTGAACCTGACCCGCAGCCGCCGCGGCGGCGAAACGCTGACCGAGCAGATCGTCGCCGGCATCGCCGCGCTGGTGGAGCAGCGCGCGCTGCGCGCCGGCACCACGCTGCCATCGGTACGCCGCTTTGCCCAGCACCACCAGGTCAGCACCTTCACCGTGGCCGAGGCCTACGGACGGCTGACGGCGCTGGGCTACCTGGCCGCGCGGCCGGGCTCGGGCTACACCGTGGCGCACCGTCATGCGCCCACAGGCAGCGCCCGCGCGCCGCAGTGGGAAGCGCCGGGACTGAACGCGGCGTGGCTGCTGTCGGACGTATTCGCCGATCATTCCGTGCCGATCAAGGCCGGCGCCGGCTGGCTGCCCGGCGACTGGCTCAACGAGGAAGGGCTGCACCAGGCCATGCGGGCCTCTGGCCGGGTGCCGGCGGCACAGCTGTCAGGCTACGGCCATCCCTACGGATTCGCGCCGCTGCGCGAGCATATCGCCACCGGCCTGGGCCAGTACGGCATCCCGCTGCAGGCGCAGCAGGTAGTGCTGACGCAAGGCGCGACCCAGGCGCTGGACCTGGTGGTGCGTACGCTGCTGCGCCCCGGCGATACCGTTTTGGTGGAATCGCCCTGCTACTGCAACCTGCTGCAGATCCTGCGGCTGGCGGGGCTGCGCGTGGTCGGCGTGCCACGCTCGGCGGCCGGGCTCGACACCGATGCGCTCGACGACGCGATCCGCGCCCACGCCCCGCGTGCGCTGTTCGTCAACACCGTGCTGCAGAACCCGACCGGCGCCAGCCTCAGCAGCATGAACGCCTTCCGCGTGCTGCAGCTCGCCGAGCAGCACCGGCTGCTGGTGGTGGAGGACGATATCTATCGCGAACTGGCACCGGCCGGCTCGCCGATGCTGGCCGCCATGGACGGGTTGTCGCAGGTGGTCTACGTCAATGGCTTTTCCAAGACCATCACACCGTCGCTGCGCGTGGGCTACCTGGCCGCCAGCCCCGACCTCGCCAAGGCCTTCGCGCGGACCAAGATGGCGGTCGGGCTGACGTCGTCGGAAGTGACCGAGCGCCTGGTCTACTCGGTATTGACCAGCGGCCACTACGGCCGCCACGTGGCCGCGCTGGCCGAGCGGCTGCGCGCGCAGCAGGACCTGGTGACGGAAAAGATGGAGGCCCACGGCCTGGAGGTGCTGCTGCGCCCCGAGGGCGGGATGTTCGCCTGGGCGCGGCTGCGCGAAGACATCCAGCAGCGGCTGCAGGCAACCCGGCGCGGCGAGCCGCTGGGCGGCAACCGCCTGGCCATGCTGGCGCTGGAGCACGGCATCTGGCTGGCACCGGGCTCGTACTTCGAGCCAGACGAGACCGATTCGCCGTGGATCCGCTTCAACGTGGCCACCGGCGATGCGCCGCAGCTGTGGCAGTTCTTCGACGGCCTGGCGCAGGCGCCGCGTGCCGCTGCCTGA